In one window of Posidoniimonas corsicana DNA:
- the phnD gene encoding phosphate/phosphite/phosphonate ABC transporter substrate-binding protein: MNPHDDRAQGTSLLRILAVAIPVALFTAVAVHLWGNSLRESATAQLNRDVLSTMLPNWAEGGEVADLYEDADKDLVADTPEDEGLLQQPESLVFSYIASSKESRPESAGGQWDALLSAIDSATSKPVTVVEFEQLNEQLEAMRRGQIHILGLGTGAAPLAVQTAGFVPLCTMANADGEVGYKMVLLTSADSGIKELADVKGRKVVFVRPTSNSGFKAAFVQLYDDAGLLPEQDYEWSFSLSHESSVHDVLSGAADVAPVASDILAKMVEQGDVDESQYRVIYKSEAFPPAVIGCAHNLPAGMIEQIRSTLIGLDWDGTGLEEQFGPMGAARFVEVNYKNDWANIRRIDDAVRRLATPRGPQ; the protein is encoded by the coding sequence ATGAATCCGCACGACGATCGGGCCCAGGGCACGTCGCTCCTAAGAATACTGGCTGTCGCGATCCCCGTGGCTCTGTTCACCGCCGTTGCCGTGCACCTGTGGGGCAATTCCCTCCGCGAGTCCGCCACCGCGCAGCTCAACCGCGACGTGCTTTCAACCATGCTGCCGAACTGGGCGGAGGGCGGAGAGGTAGCCGATCTGTATGAAGACGCCGACAAGGATCTCGTCGCGGACACTCCTGAGGACGAAGGACTGCTGCAGCAGCCCGAGTCGCTGGTCTTCTCCTACATCGCAAGCTCCAAAGAAAGCAGACCTGAATCGGCAGGAGGCCAGTGGGACGCACTCCTGTCCGCAATCGACAGCGCGACCAGCAAGCCGGTCACCGTGGTTGAGTTTGAGCAACTGAACGAGCAGCTCGAGGCGATGCGTCGCGGTCAGATCCACATCCTCGGCCTCGGCACCGGCGCCGCACCGCTTGCGGTGCAGACGGCGGGATTTGTGCCGCTGTGCACCATGGCGAACGCCGACGGCGAGGTAGGCTACAAAATGGTGCTGCTGACCTCGGCCGACAGCGGCATCAAGGAGCTGGCCGACGTCAAAGGACGCAAGGTCGTGTTCGTGCGTCCCACCTCCAACTCCGGGTTCAAGGCCGCGTTTGTGCAGCTGTACGACGACGCCGGCCTCCTTCCCGAGCAGGACTACGAGTGGAGCTTTTCGCTGTCGCATGAATCCTCCGTGCACGACGTGCTGTCTGGCGCCGCCGACGTCGCCCCGGTGGCTAGCGACATCCTCGCCAAGATGGTCGAACAGGGGGATGTGGACGAGTCTCAGTACCGCGTCATCTACAAGTCGGAGGCATTCCCGCCAGCCGTGATTGGGTGCGCCCACAACCTGCCCGCAGGTATGATTGAGCAGATCCGTTCAACCCTGATCGGGCTCGATTGGGACGGAACCGGGCTGGAAGAACAGTTCGGCCCTATGGGCGCCGCCAGATTTGTCGAAGTGAACTACAAGAACGACTGGGCCAACATCCGCCGCATCGATGACGCCGTCCGGCGTCTGGCGACTCCGCGCGGCCCACAGTAG
- a CDS encoding Lhr family helicase, which translates to MNAPAAIPDDALAGFHEPTRAWFRESFTSPTKAQRLAWPAIGSGESTLLLAPTGSGKTLAAFLSLLDRLMFEPVEPADAPPRQTNQHARVLYISPLKALGVDVDRNLRAPIAGVRAAAERMGQPFRQPEVAIRTGDTDQRERQRIARNPPDILITTPESLYLMLTSRASGVLSRVEAVIIDEIHVMVPSKRGSHLFLSLERLERLRRVTAESDGRACPPLQRVGLSATQRPLDEIARLLGGADATADPEQPVRPRPVRVVDASEPKRLAIRVEMPVEDLAKQAMPRHVFLGDDEVDQSRQARFPSGFDAEASADPPTGNGAENANAAMGPSSPSIWPAIHPRLLELIRAHRSTMIFVNSRRLAERLANALNELANEESAKDELDRGQQDDAVRQPVEICLAHHGSVAKDKRAQIEDRLKRGQLPAIIATSSLELGIDMGAVDLVIQIEAPPTIASGIQRIGRSGRGVDLLSNGVIFPKYRGDLLACAGATGRMLAGHVEETYYPRNPLDLLAQQLVAIVSDGPIDVDELYAMVRGAAPFADLPRSSFEGVLDLLSGRYPSDEFAELKPRVTWDRLGGVVSPRNTSRRIAVLNGGTIPDRGLYGVFLVGDGPGGTGGSRVGELDEEMVFETHAGDVFLLGASSWRVLEIDKDRVLVAPAPGEPGKMPFWRGDGPGRPLEFGKAIGRLAGELARGEPAELIDQLTNQHALDAEAAGALLEYVRDQGEATGEPPSDNAVIVESFLDEIGDWRVCVLSPLGSRVHAPWAMAVAARLREEDFGEIDYSWTDDGMIFRLPETPEPPPVELFVPKSDEVEDRVTSQVGSTAMFAARFRENAARALLLPKRQPGRRSPLWMQRRRAADLLAVASRYPSFPILLETYRECLRDVFDLPGLIAVLKDIERRAIRVEAVTLKQPSPFAASLLFNYVGNFVYEGDAPLAERRAQALALDHSQLRELLGASELRELLSGEVIDQLTLELQRLAEPSCRHADAVHDLLLSLGDLTFEELWARCSHADATEQDLVAWLDELQAARRVLRVRIAGEERYAAAEDAARLRDALGVAPPGGLPAAFLEAVAAPLGDLLSRYARTHGPFQASEAAARFALGEAPVRSALEQLRDAGRLVEGEFLPGRRGREWCDAGVLRTIKRRSLAELRQQVEAVPAESYARFLPVWHGLTNRRGGLDGVLDAVEQLQGAPLPASVLEQQILPARVGDYSPGMLDELFVAGEVAWQGVESVGMTDGRIALYLADQLPLLGRLPAPADPQEDPLAARLLELFAERGALFFDELTRATGAFPNDVLAALWRLVWRGELSNDTLAPLRSLVASGGGKSREAVGAATRRGRRAYRSRRRARLPGSEGRWSLLPISADDATPTRRVTALAAQLVERHGVLTRDQIGREQIEGGFSAVYPVLKAMEEAGKVRRGYFVEGQGGAQFAAAGADDLLRSAPRDDEQPLLLAATDPANAYGASLPWPTSPDESARPQRAAGARVVLLAGELLGYLGRGDRSLTTFLSEDEARRGEQARQLAACLAESARSHRSLLLAEIDKRSAITSPLAPVFTAAGFTATTRGLLCRSDFMSGQPPRRRAASFDDPTTS; encoded by the coding sequence GTGAACGCGCCCGCCGCCATCCCCGACGACGCCCTCGCCGGCTTCCACGAACCAACCCGCGCCTGGTTCCGTGAGTCGTTCACCTCGCCGACCAAGGCGCAACGGCTGGCGTGGCCAGCAATTGGCTCGGGCGAGAGCACGCTGCTGCTGGCGCCGACCGGGTCGGGCAAGACGCTGGCGGCGTTCTTGTCGCTGCTCGACCGGCTGATGTTCGAGCCCGTCGAACCAGCCGACGCTCCGCCGCGGCAAACCAATCAGCATGCGCGGGTGCTCTACATCTCGCCGCTCAAAGCCCTGGGCGTCGACGTCGACCGTAACCTGCGGGCGCCGATCGCCGGCGTCCGTGCCGCGGCAGAGCGAATGGGCCAGCCGTTCCGCCAACCGGAAGTCGCGATCCGCACGGGCGACACCGACCAGCGCGAGCGGCAGCGGATCGCTCGCAACCCGCCCGACATCCTGATCACCACGCCGGAGTCGCTCTACCTGATGCTGACGAGCCGGGCGAGCGGTGTGCTGTCGCGGGTCGAGGCGGTGATCATCGACGAGATCCACGTGATGGTCCCGTCGAAACGCGGTTCGCACCTGTTCCTGTCGCTCGAGCGGCTTGAGCGGCTGCGGCGTGTGACCGCTGAGTCGGACGGGCGGGCCTGCCCGCCGCTGCAACGGGTCGGCCTGTCCGCGACGCAGCGGCCACTCGACGAGATTGCCCGGTTGCTCGGCGGCGCCGACGCCACGGCCGACCCGGAGCAGCCGGTTCGGCCGCGTCCGGTCCGCGTGGTAGACGCCAGCGAGCCCAAGCGGCTCGCGATCCGCGTCGAGATGCCGGTAGAAGACCTTGCCAAGCAAGCGATGCCGCGGCACGTGTTCCTCGGAGACGATGAGGTCGACCAGAGCCGCCAGGCCCGCTTCCCCAGCGGGTTCGACGCGGAGGCCTCCGCCGATCCGCCCACTGGCAATGGCGCCGAGAACGCCAATGCCGCGATGGGCCCTTCTTCGCCCAGCATCTGGCCGGCGATCCACCCACGGCTGCTGGAGCTGATCCGAGCGCACCGCTCGACGATGATCTTCGTCAACAGCCGCCGGCTGGCCGAACGACTGGCGAACGCACTCAATGAGCTCGCCAACGAGGAGTCGGCCAAGGACGAGCTTGATCGCGGGCAGCAAGACGACGCCGTCCGCCAGCCGGTGGAGATCTGCCTGGCCCACCACGGCAGTGTGGCCAAGGACAAGCGGGCGCAGATCGAAGACCGGCTGAAGCGGGGCCAGCTGCCGGCGATCATCGCGACCAGCTCGCTGGAGCTCGGCATCGATATGGGCGCGGTCGACCTGGTCATCCAGATCGAGGCCCCCCCGACCATCGCGTCCGGCATCCAGCGCATCGGCCGTAGCGGTCGGGGCGTGGACCTGCTGTCCAACGGGGTCATCTTCCCCAAGTACCGCGGCGATCTGCTGGCGTGCGCGGGGGCGACCGGGCGGATGCTCGCCGGGCACGTCGAGGAAACCTATTACCCACGGAACCCTCTCGACCTGCTCGCGCAGCAGCTGGTGGCGATCGTCTCGGACGGGCCGATCGACGTCGACGAGCTGTACGCCATGGTCCGGGGCGCCGCGCCGTTTGCCGACCTGCCGAGGTCTTCGTTCGAGGGGGTGCTGGACCTGCTTTCGGGGCGGTACCCGTCGGACGAGTTCGCCGAGCTCAAGCCCCGCGTCACGTGGGACCGGCTCGGCGGCGTGGTCTCGCCGCGCAACACCTCGCGGCGGATCGCGGTGCTCAACGGCGGCACGATCCCCGACCGCGGGCTGTACGGCGTGTTCCTGGTCGGCGACGGGCCGGGCGGCACGGGCGGCAGCCGCGTCGGCGAGCTCGACGAGGAGATGGTGTTCGAGACCCACGCCGGCGACGTCTTCCTGCTGGGCGCTAGCAGCTGGCGCGTGCTGGAGATCGACAAGGACCGCGTGCTGGTCGCGCCCGCGCCGGGCGAGCCGGGCAAGATGCCCTTCTGGCGGGGCGACGGGCCGGGCCGTCCGCTCGAGTTCGGCAAGGCGATCGGGCGGCTGGCCGGCGAGCTCGCCCGCGGCGAGCCGGCCGAGCTGATCGACCAGCTCACCAACCAGCACGCGCTCGACGCCGAGGCGGCCGGCGCGCTCCTGGAATACGTACGCGACCAGGGCGAGGCAACCGGCGAACCGCCGAGCGACAACGCGGTGATCGTCGAGTCGTTCCTCGACGAGATCGGCGACTGGCGGGTCTGCGTGCTCTCGCCGCTGGGGTCCCGCGTGCACGCGCCGTGGGCGATGGCGGTCGCCGCGCGGCTGCGTGAGGAGGACTTTGGCGAGATCGACTACAGCTGGACCGACGACGGCATGATCTTCCGCCTGCCGGAGACCCCCGAGCCGCCGCCCGTTGAGCTGTTCGTGCCCAAGTCGGACGAGGTGGAGGACCGCGTCACCTCGCAGGTGGGGTCGACCGCGATGTTCGCCGCCCGCTTCCGCGAGAACGCCGCCCGCGCGTTGCTGCTCCCCAAGCGTCAGCCCGGCCGCCGCTCGCCGCTGTGGATGCAGCGCCGCCGCGCGGCCGACCTGCTGGCGGTGGCCTCCCGCTACCCGAGCTTCCCGATACTGCTGGAAACCTACCGCGAGTGCCTGCGCGACGTGTTCGACCTGCCCGGGTTGATCGCGGTGCTGAAGGACATCGAGCGGCGGGCCATCCGCGTCGAGGCCGTCACGCTGAAGCAGCCCTCGCCGTTCGCCGCTTCACTGCTGTTCAACTACGTTGGCAACTTCGTTTACGAGGGCGACGCGCCGCTCGCCGAGCGTCGCGCCCAGGCGCTCGCGCTGGATCACTCGCAGCTCCGCGAGCTGCTGGGCGCCTCGGAGCTGCGCGAGCTGCTCAGCGGCGAGGTGATTGACCAGCTGACCCTGGAGCTGCAGCGGCTGGCCGAGCCGAGCTGCCGCCACGCCGACGCGGTTCACGATCTGCTCCTTTCGCTCGGGGACCTGACGTTCGAGGAGTTGTGGGCACGGTGCAGCCACGCCGACGCGACCGAGCAGGACCTGGTTGCCTGGCTCGACGAGCTGCAGGCGGCTCGTCGCGTGCTGCGGGTCCGCATCGCGGGCGAAGAGCGGTACGCCGCCGCCGAGGACGCCGCGCGGCTGCGCGACGCGCTCGGCGTGGCCCCGCCCGGTGGCCTGCCAGCGGCGTTCCTGGAAGCGGTCGCCGCGCCGCTCGGCGACCTGCTCTCCCGCTACGCCCGCACCCACGGCCCCTTCCAGGCGTCGGAGGCGGCCGCCCGGTTCGCGCTCGGCGAGGCGCCGGTCCGCAGCGCCCTCGAGCAGCTCCGCGACGCCGGCCGGCTGGTCGAGGGCGAGTTCCTGCCCGGCCGACGCGGCCGCGAGTGGTGCGACGCCGGTGTGCTCCGCACGATCAAACGCCGCTCGCTGGCCGAGCTCCGCCAGCAGGTCGAGGCCGTGCCCGCCGAGTCCTACGCCCGCTTCCTGCCGGTCTGGCACGGCCTGACCAACCGCCGCGGCGGGCTGGACGGTGTGCTGGACGCGGTTGAGCAGTTGCAGGGCGCGCCGCTGCCGGCCAGCGTGCTGGAGCAGCAGATCCTCCCCGCGCGGGTCGGTGACTACTCGCCCGGCATGCTGGACGAGCTGTTCGTCGCCGGCGAGGTCGCCTGGCAGGGCGTCGAGAGCGTCGGCATGACCGACGGCCGCATCGCGCTCTACCTGGCGGACCAGCTCCCACTGCTCGGGCGACTCCCGGCGCCGGCCGACCCGCAAGAAGACCCGCTGGCCGCACGGTTGCTCGAGCTCTTCGCCGAGCGCGGCGCGCTGTTCTTCGACGAGCTGACCCGCGCCACCGGCGCCTTCCCGAACGACGTGCTCGCCGCGTTGTGGCGGCTGGTCTGGCGTGGCGAGCTCAGCAACGACACCCTCGCACCGCTCCGCTCGCTGGTCGCCAGCGGCGGCGGCAAGTCCCGTGAGGCGGTCGGCGCCGCCACGCGGCGGGGCCGCCGCGCATACCGCTCGCGGCGCCGCGCGCGGCTGCCCGGTTCCGAGGGCCGCTGGTCGCTGCTTCCAATCAGCGCCGACGACGCCACGCCCACCCGCCGGGTCACGGCCCTGGCGGCTCAATTGGTCGAGCGGCATGGCGTCCTCACGCGTGATCAGATTGGCCGGGAACAAATCGAGGGCGGCTTTTCGGCGGTCTACCCGGTGCTCAAGGCGATGGAGGAGGCCGGCAAGGTCCGCCGCGGCTACTTTGTCGAGGGCCAGGGCGGCGCGCAGTTCGCCGCGGCCGGCGCCGACGACCTGCTCCGCTCCGCCCCGCGCGACGACGAGCAGCCGCTGCTGCTGGCCGCCACCGACCCCGCCAACGCGTACGGCGCCTCGCTGCCGTGGCCCACAAGCCCCGACGAGTCTGCCCGCCCGCAACGCGCCGCCGGCGCCCGCGTGGTGCTGCTGGCGGGCGAGCTGCTGGGGTACCTCGGCCGCGGCGACCGTTCGCTCACTACGTTCCTCTCCGAGGACGAGGCCCGCCGCGGCGAGCAGGCCCGGCAGCTCGCCGCCTGCCTGGCCGAGTCCGCCCGCTCGCACCGCTCGCTGCTGCTCGCCGAGATCGACAAGCGGTCGGCCATCACCTCGCCGCTAGCGCCCGTGTTCACCGCCGCGGGTTTCACCGCCACCACCCGCGGGCTGCTGTGCCGCAGCGACTTCATGTCGGGGCAGCCCCCGCGGCGGCGGGCCGCTTCGTTCGACGACCCCACGACCTCCTAG
- a CDS encoding Fpg/Nei family DNA glycosylase — protein MPEGDTLYRIAENIRPVLQGQAITAALSNPSPQVPAIDAASLVGCTITSVEARGKHLLISLDDDRVVHSHLGMHGSWHAYTIGEPWRKPARQAGLAMRTATHEVVNFNPKLLELVTATTLRRNDYLQRLGPDLMLPDVDLPSILPRLRTHNAAPVGEAVMNQTLLAGVGNVYKSETLFLARINPWSRVDELGDQQLLDYLQLTHRLMRLNRKSGKRTTRFAGDGVRFWVYGRSGQACFECADKVRIRRQGDAGRTTYWCPTCQQPPAGR, from the coding sequence GTGCCCGAAGGCGACACCCTCTACCGCATCGCCGAGAACATCCGGCCTGTGCTCCAGGGCCAGGCCATCACGGCCGCGCTCAGCAACCCCTCGCCCCAGGTCCCGGCGATCGACGCGGCGTCGCTGGTCGGATGCACGATCACCTCGGTCGAAGCCCGCGGCAAGCACCTGCTGATCTCCCTCGACGACGACCGGGTCGTGCACTCGCACCTCGGCATGCACGGCTCGTGGCACGCCTACACGATCGGCGAGCCGTGGCGCAAGCCGGCGCGGCAGGCCGGCCTGGCCATGCGGACCGCGACGCACGAGGTCGTCAACTTCAACCCCAAGCTGCTCGAGCTGGTCACCGCCACCACGCTCCGCCGCAACGACTACCTGCAGCGGCTCGGCCCCGACCTGATGCTGCCGGACGTCGACCTGCCGAGCATCCTCCCGCGGCTGCGGACGCACAACGCCGCGCCGGTCGGCGAGGCGGTCATGAACCAGACGCTGCTGGCTGGCGTCGGCAACGTGTACAAATCCGAAACGCTGTTCCTCGCCCGCATCAACCCGTGGTCCCGCGTCGACGAGCTGGGCGACCAGCAGCTGCTCGACTACCTCCAGCTCACCCACCGGCTGATGCGGCTCAACCGGAAGTCGGGCAAACGCACCACCCGCTTCGCCGGCGACGGCGTCCGCTTCTGGGTGTACGGCCGCAGCGGCCAGGCGTGCTTCGAGTGCGCCGACAAGGTCCGCATCCGCCGCCAGGGCGACGCCGGCCGCACCACCTACTGGTGCCCCACCTGCCAGCAACCGCCCGCCGGCCGGTGA
- a CDS encoding transposase, with the protein MRTTKSPIALLLAAHELGRRTVRRYWHHRAPKKFTLPQLFACLVLKEFLRLDYRKLSAVLEESPSWTAAIGLASVPHFTTFQKAAARLLENRRVQRMLDQTTRMGQELTLLPGRSPLAALDATGLESSTASRHYTQARSRAQKRGKQHTYLTYREFPKIGVLSDCTSHLVLAVVHDKGPSCDVRHFREAFDQARRRIPIQTLLADGGYDSEANHRHCREACGVRSLIPARLGRSGKPPRTYWRRVMASRLHTTRYGQRAQAETTISMLKRLLGPQLRARKKPMQRREAALKTLTLNLMIL; encoded by the coding sequence GTGCGAACGACGAAGTCTCCCATCGCGTTGCTGCTTGCCGCCCACGAGCTGGGTCGTCGGACGGTGCGTCGTTACTGGCATCACCGTGCCCCGAAGAAGTTCACGCTCCCTCAGCTGTTCGCGTGCCTGGTGCTGAAGGAGTTCTTGCGGCTGGACTACCGGAAGCTGTCGGCGGTGCTGGAGGAGTCGCCCAGCTGGACCGCGGCGATCGGCCTGGCGAGCGTGCCGCACTTCACCACCTTCCAGAAGGCGGCCGCGCGGCTGCTGGAGAACCGCCGCGTGCAGCGGATGCTGGACCAGACGACCCGGATGGGGCAGGAGCTGACGCTCCTGCCGGGCCGCTCGCCGCTGGCGGCGTTGGACGCCACGGGCCTGGAGTCGAGCACCGCCAGTCGGCACTACACGCAGGCCCGCTCGCGGGCCCAGAAACGGGGGAAACAGCACACCTACCTCACCTACCGGGAGTTCCCCAAGATCGGCGTGCTGAGCGACTGCACCAGCCACCTGGTCCTGGCGGTGGTCCACGACAAGGGCCCCAGCTGCGACGTCCGCCACTTCCGCGAGGCGTTCGACCAGGCCCGCCGGCGGATCCCGATCCAGACGCTGCTGGCCGACGGCGGCTACGACAGCGAGGCCAACCACCGCCACTGCCGCGAGGCCTGCGGCGTCCGCTCGCTGATCCCCGCTAGGCTCGGCCGCTCCGGCAAGCCGCCCCGAACCTACTGGCGACGCGTCATGGCCAGCCGGCTGCACACCACCCGCTACGGGCAACGCGCCCAGGCCGAGACCACCATCAGCATGCTCAAACGCCTCCTCGGGCCCCAGCTGCGAGCACGAAAAAAGCCCATGCAGCGACGCGAAGCCGCCCTCAAGACCCTCACTCTCAACCTCATGATCCTCTAA
- a CDS encoding sulfatase, with protein MRAPAFLRNSLLAMAVFGLVVAASRWASAAENTRPNVLLIIADDLRNEMGCYGSPVAQTPRLDEFAATAVRFDKAYCQFPLCNPSRSSVLTGLRPTTVGVLGNRTWFGATRPDAVSLVRHFKAHGYQTVRSGKIFHGGIDDSQAWSVGGRPRYFGQDASAKPPVHRERNADGRLLTKTERSDRWIVLPNEGRDHTDHKIADRAVEYLRSNPTEPFFLTAGFHKPHSPLAAPQRFFDQFDPAEIELSPDYAPRPTVPEGFPAGSIRPSNADLFVGRDSTPESARKMIHAYLAASAWMDWNAGRVLDELEAQGLADNTIVLFWGDHGYQLGEKGKWSKAGSLWEQGARTPLLIRDPRAAAAGAACPRVVEALDIYPTLCDLCGLPIPEQLEGVSLARFLEDPDAASDRPAYTIWSADGKTVSGVCVRTERWRYAEFYGRGPGRMLTDPVNDPHELTNLADRPEHAELVARLSRLAQEYVAGHAAE; from the coding sequence ATGCGCGCCCCGGCCTTCCTGCGGAACTCGCTGCTGGCGATGGCGGTCTTCGGTCTGGTAGTGGCGGCCTCGCGATGGGCGTCCGCGGCAGAGAATACGCGTCCCAACGTGCTGCTGATCATCGCGGACGACCTTCGTAACGAGATGGGGTGCTACGGCAGCCCGGTCGCCCAGACGCCCCGCCTGGACGAGTTCGCCGCGACCGCGGTGCGGTTCGACAAGGCGTACTGCCAATTCCCGCTCTGCAACCCGTCGCGCAGCTCGGTGCTGACTGGGCTGCGTCCCACCACGGTGGGCGTGCTGGGCAACCGCACGTGGTTCGGCGCCACGCGGCCCGACGCGGTCAGCCTGGTCCGCCACTTCAAGGCCCACGGCTACCAGACGGTTCGCTCCGGCAAGATCTTCCACGGCGGGATCGATGACTCTCAGGCCTGGTCCGTAGGGGGCCGCCCCCGCTACTTCGGCCAGGACGCGTCCGCCAAGCCGCCCGTGCACCGCGAACGCAACGCGGACGGCCGGTTGCTCACCAAAACCGAACGCTCCGACCGCTGGATCGTGCTGCCCAACGAGGGCCGCGACCACACCGACCACAAGATCGCCGACCGGGCGGTGGAGTACCTCCGCAGCAATCCGACCGAGCCGTTCTTCCTCACGGCCGGGTTCCACAAGCCGCACAGCCCGCTGGCGGCGCCGCAGCGGTTCTTCGACCAGTTCGACCCCGCGGAGATCGAGCTGTCGCCCGACTATGCGCCGCGGCCGACCGTGCCGGAGGGCTTCCCGGCCGGCTCGATCCGCCCGTCCAACGCCGACCTGTTTGTGGGCCGCGACTCGACTCCCGAGTCCGCCCGTAAGATGATCCACGCGTACCTGGCCGCCAGCGCCTGGATGGACTGGAACGCCGGCCGCGTGCTCGACGAGCTGGAGGCCCAGGGCCTGGCGGACAACACCATCGTGCTGTTCTGGGGCGACCACGGTTACCAGCTCGGTGAGAAGGGCAAGTGGTCCAAGGCCGGGTCGCTGTGGGAGCAGGGCGCGCGGACGCCGCTGCTGATCCGCGACCCGCGCGCCGCAGCGGCCGGCGCCGCCTGCCCGCGAGTCGTCGAGGCGCTGGACATCTACCCCACGCTGTGCGACCTGTGCGGGCTGCCCATCCCCGAGCAGCTGGAGGGGGTGAGCCTGGCGCGGTTCCTCGAGGACCCCGACGCGGCGTCGGACCGGCCGGCGTACACCATCTGGAGCGCCGACGGCAAGACCGTCAGCGGCGTGTGCGTCCGCACCGAGCGGTGGCGCTACGCCGAGTTCTACGGCCGCGGACCCGGCCGGATGCTGACCGACCCGGTCAACGACCCCCACGAGCTGACCAACCTGGCGGACCGCCCCGAGCACGCCGAGCTGGTGGCCCGGCTGTCGCGGCTCGCCCAGGAATACGTTGCGGGCCACGCGGCGGAGTGA